AAAGTCACGCAGACAATCATGAAGGCAGCAAGCACGGAGGCGAAGCGTCCATAGATGTGAGCGCGTGACTTCATGAGCATAGGTACTTTCACTAACTATAAATTTCTTGATCCTGCTTGCGCTTCTTGCGGCGCCGAGCCAGTAGCCACAGCAGGTAGGCAATAATAAAGACAACAACGGCGATAGCGATGGTCATCCACGACTGCCACGGGGGCTTGAACCCCTGGTCATAGTTGGCAGGCACGTCCGTGCGCTCACCATGGACCAGTAGCCGATGGGAGTTGATGCCATACGGAGTACAGGTAACAAGGGTGAGAAGGTCTCGCCCTTCTTCGACCTGGAGGTGTTCGATTTCTTCTGGAAGAACAGTTTCAATCCCAGTGACTTTGTAGGCAAGGACCTCACCCATGACCTCAATGGTGAAAACTTCACCCTTTTTGATGTGGGTAAGGTTGTCGAACATCGTCAGGGTCGCGAGCCCCGTATGTCCTGTGAGCACAGAATGAGTTCCCACTCCACCCACAGGCAAGGCTGTGCCGTATAGGTGGCCCACACCGTGGGCGAGCACGTTTGTCGACGTCCCGTGGTACACCGGCAAATCAATGCCGACGCTCGGGACTCGGACACGGGCCATCGGGCCTACGGTGCGCAGGATATCTAGGTAATCCTTGTAAGCGGGAGAATTAACATCAACACCGTTGACCCAGGGATCGGGGGCTCCTACCTCCGGCAGTTGGGCGTTGTACTCCGCGGCTCGCGCGAACTCAGCGGCACGCTCATCCTCAGACAAACGCGAAACGGAACGCGAATATTCTTCTGCAATCTGGTGCTGCTCAATGTTCTTGTAGTAGGTCAGCACGACCGGAGACAAGAACACCAGCAGAGCCAGTATGAGATAAACGATGGAGCGCGGATTACGACGTCGCCTTCTGCGTTGGGTCATGCAGTGCCCCGCCTTCCCGGAAACCCTTAATTAAGCAGTACGGGAATCCTTGTAGGAGGTGTAAATGCCGCGAGCCAGCAGTGCGAGACCAACAAGGAAGACCAAGATGATTCCCCAGGCACCGGTAGCAGGAAGCTGTCCCAGTACGGAGTTGCGCTGGTTGTCTACTGTGACGCTCAAGGTCTTTGCCGCAGCATCCACAGTGACATGCTGCGGAACCTCGTTACGCACGAAGCTCTTCGGGGCCTTGGTCTCAAGTACGCAGTAGTCCTTGGTAGTCACGCCGGTGGCAGCAGCAAAAGACTGTACCGGAATGGCATATCCCTTTGCCTCAGACTTAAGGCTTGGAGCGGTGCCCGTGGACCCAGAGGTCTTAATCGTGGTTGCTGGGTTTCCGCTTTCGGTGGTGGCCATGTTCAGCGGATCGCCGAGCAGCTGCCAGCTGCCGTTTTCCTGCTTGCACTGATAGAGCTCGAACTCTGCGTCATTGAGGGAGTCCCCCTCCTTGGCGTTGCCAGAGGTCTTAGTGATGGTCAGGGTACCGAACGTGGTCTTGGTTGGGTTGTCCTCTTCGCCCGGGGTAGCCGGGTCATCGCCATTGGTATCTACCTCAGCGCCGTTGGGAAGGAGGATCTTCGCGGTGTTGGTAATCTCACCACCTTCCGGTGCCTTGGTGATGGTGGCGGGGAACTCAACGAGAACCTTCAGGCCAGGTGCACTCTTACGGGCTTCCTGCAGCTTGGCCAAGCCGTCCTTGGTGAATTCCACCTGCAAGGTATTGGTAGCAGTATCCAAGGTGGTGTTGTAATCGCTTGCTGCAAGCGTTGCACCATTGGTGGCTCCGTCGAGCGAGACCTTGACTTTTTGCGTGTCGACCTTTAGAGCCGCATTAAGCGGGTCTTGGATGATGAAACGGGTCAATGCGTCAGCGGGTACCGGTGCATTCACGGTATAGGTCAGCTGCGTTCCGATGGTCGCGTCAGCGTCCTTGACCTGCTTGGAGGGAACTAGCTTCTGGTTCTTCGGCTGAACAGCCTGCTCATAGACCCACTCGCCATTAACATCATGCGGCAAGGTGACGAGGAAAGGCGGAGCGGTGGTGTAACCAGCGCGGTTAATCTCGGTAACTTTGTAGGCGCCCACCTTCAAGTTGTCGGTAGCCGTATCGAAGGTGGCCACGCCATTATCATTAGTCTTCTTGGTGACAGCCGTAAAGCCGCCATCGATCGGCGCATTCGCTGCCGTGTAGCCGGAGAGCTGCTTCCAGCCCTCCTGCTTAGTCAAGTCCACATCGACGCGCTCGACCTTGAACTCAGAGTTAGCCAGCGGGGTGCTGGTATCGCCCGGGTCGCCGAGATACTTGGTAATGGTTAGCTTGACGGGTTTAGTCGCATCGATGACAGACGCAGCACTGCGAGTTACAGGCGCCGGGGCAGTCTCCACACCAGCCTGGGGAGTTGTAGTGGTTTGCGCAAGCGCAGGAGCCGCAAAGCCTGCTCCTGCGACGGAAATGGCACCAGCCGCAACGAACGCAGCGAGACGAGTAGAAGCCTTATTCATAAAGGTTCCAATCTCCCAATGTAGGGAATAGGCGAGCACCATTCCGGCACTCGAGAGAAGTAATTCACTGGAAGAATACTAGGAAGCTGAGAGGGTTGCAAACCTTATCCTGCCGATATGTGCCTACCCTTAGTTTATACATAGCTACAATTCGACTAAGAAAGACTCGCCGCTAGCCCCTTCCAGAAGGAATCCTTTGCCTAGCTTTGACATAGCCACAGCTTTAGCCCTATTACAGTCGAAGTAGCAGTTGGATCCAAGCGAACAAAACGCAAAAAGGGCCCTTCCTCTTTGATA
This genomic stretch from Corynebacterium tuberculostearicum harbors:
- a CDS encoding SpaH/EbpB family LPXTG-anchored major pilin; its protein translation is MNKASTRLAAFVAAGAISVAGAGFAAPALAQTTTTPQAGVETAPAPVTRSAASVIDATKPVKLTITKYLGDPGDTSTPLANSEFKVERVDVDLTKQEGWKQLSGYTAANAPIDGGFTAVTKKTNDNGVATFDTATDNLKVGAYKVTEINRAGYTTAPPFLVTLPHDVNGEWVYEQAVQPKNQKLVPSKQVKDADATIGTQLTYTVNAPVPADALTRFIIQDPLNAALKVDTQKVKVSLDGATNGATLAASDYNTTLDTATNTLQVEFTKDGLAKLQEARKSAPGLKVLVEFPATITKAPEGGEITNTAKILLPNGAEVDTNGDDPATPGEEDNPTKTTFGTLTITKTSGNAKEGDSLNDAEFELYQCKQENGSWQLLGDPLNMATTESGNPATTIKTSGSTGTAPSLKSEAKGYAIPVQSFAAATGVTTKDYCVLETKAPKSFVRNEVPQHVTVDAAAKTLSVTVDNQRNSVLGQLPATGAWGIILVFLVGLALLARGIYTSYKDSRTA
- a CDS encoding class C sortase, which produces MTQRRRRRRNPRSIVYLILALLVFLSPVVLTYYKNIEQHQIAEEYSRSVSRLSEDERAAEFARAAEYNAQLPEVGAPDPWVNGVDVNSPAYKDYLDILRTVGPMARVRVPSVGIDLPVYHGTSTNVLAHGVGHLYGTALPVGGVGTHSVLTGHTGLATLTMFDNLTHIKKGEVFTIEVMGEVLAYKVTGIETVLPEEIEHLQVEEGRDLLTLVTCTPYGINSHRLLVHGERTDVPANYDQGFKPPWQSWMTIAIAVVVFIIAYLLWLLARRRKKRKQDQEIYS